A single Anopheles arabiensis isolate DONGOLA chromosome 2, AaraD3, whole genome shotgun sequence DNA region contains:
- the LOC120893992 gene encoding Kv channel-interacting protein 1 isoform X1 — MATPPDSPIEEVVYELEPARAPKPIPVALEDLCRLTKFTRQEIRVMYRGFKTECPDGVVHEDSFKDIYAKFFPHGNSSLYAHYVFKAFDVNCNGSITFRDLLVTLSTLLRGSVYERLRWTFRLYDINGDGCISRGELGEIVLAVHELMGRRPHQPEDDRKAREQVDQVFAKLDLNQDGIITIEEFLEACLKDDVVTKSLQMFDCL, encoded by the exons ATGGCTACCCCACCGGACAGTCCGATCGAGGAGGTGGTGTACGAGCTAGAGCCTGCCCGGgcaccgaaaccgattccggtCGCGCTCGAGGATCTCTGCCGGCTGACCAAGTTCACCCGCCAGGAGATACGGGTCATGTACAGAGGCTTCAAAACG GAATGCCCGGACGGGGTTGTGCACGAGGACAGCTTCAAGGATATCTATGCGAAATTTTTCCCCCACGGTA ATTCTAGCCTTTACGCACACTACGTGTTCAAAGCGTTCGATGTCAACTGCAACGGATCCATTACCTTCCGG GATCTTCTAGTGACTCTATCCACGCTACTGCGTGGTTCCGTTTACGAGCGATTGCGGTGGACCTTCCGATTATACGACATCAACGGGGACGGCTGCATTAGCCGTGGCGAGCTAGGAGAAATTGTATTGGCCGTGCATGAGCTGATGGGTCGCCGTCCCCATCAACCAGAAGACGACCGGAAAGCCCGGGAACAG GTCGACCAAGTGTTTGCAAAGCTAGACTTAAACCAGGACGGCATCATCACGATCGAGGAGTTCCTGGAGGCTTGCCTGAAGGATGACGTCGTCACCAAGtcgctgcaaatgtttgaCTGTCTTTGA
- the LOC120893992 gene encoding Kv channel-interacting protein 1 isoform X2, which yields MATPPDSPIEEVVYELEPARAPKPIPVALEDLCRLTKFTRQEIRVMYRGFKTECPDGVVHEDSFKDIYAKFFPHDSSLYAHYVFKAFDVNCNGSITFRDLLVTLSTLLRGSVYERLRWTFRLYDINGDGCISRGELGEIVLAVHELMGRRPHQPEDDRKAREQVDQVFAKLDLNQDGIITIEEFLEACLKDDVVTKSLQMFDCL from the exons ATGGCTACCCCACCGGACAGTCCGATCGAGGAGGTGGTGTACGAGCTAGAGCCTGCCCGGgcaccgaaaccgattccggtCGCGCTCGAGGATCTCTGCCGGCTGACCAAGTTCACCCGCCAGGAGATACGGGTCATGTACAGAGGCTTCAAAACG GAATGCCCGGACGGGGTTGTGCACGAGGACAGCTTCAAGGATATCTATGCGAAATTTTTCCCCCACG ATTCTAGCCTTTACGCACACTACGTGTTCAAAGCGTTCGATGTCAACTGCAACGGATCCATTACCTTCCGG GATCTTCTAGTGACTCTATCCACGCTACTGCGTGGTTCCGTTTACGAGCGATTGCGGTGGACCTTCCGATTATACGACATCAACGGGGACGGCTGCATTAGCCGTGGCGAGCTAGGAGAAATTGTATTGGCCGTGCATGAGCTGATGGGTCGCCGTCCCCATCAACCAGAAGACGACCGGAAAGCCCGGGAACAG GTCGACCAAGTGTTTGCAAAGCTAGACTTAAACCAGGACGGCATCATCACGATCGAGGAGTTCCTGGAGGCTTGCCTGAAGGATGACGTCGTCACCAAGtcgctgcaaatgtttgaCTGTCTTTGA